One Coregonus clupeaformis isolate EN_2021a chromosome 21, ASM2061545v1, whole genome shotgun sequence DNA window includes the following coding sequences:
- the cavin4a gene encoding caveolae-associated protein 4a, whose translation MDQSKYRMAGVQDKLEVLGVEDDAGNPISALTILSLLERVAGIIDNVQAGQQRMEERQLELETNINTIQGDVLKLAKDHTTTSGTVEKLLQKTRKVSSNVKEVRMRVEKQNVRVKKVETTQEELLTRNKFRVIIYQGEHEIPSVAVTKTPKGAVGMEGLVIEPDTYNVPEDISSDEEYMTVDETEGGSKTARLKASGMKGIESIKHAFSKETMTKTKDNLGTKFHNMGEKMVPPERREKMHQAGERIKHSGERLKENIAKKAPTKESFRIKLKKERTVAEGQEGAEADGEVDEAVTPVKGRKSPEVSKTPVVTYTEVVTEVETKREGPVEEPAVIRIGEVGKFAVEAVEEGKEDEYDRK comes from the exons ATGGATCAGTCGAAGTACCGCATGGCGGGCGTGCAGGACAAGCTGGAGGTGCTGGGGGTGGAGGACGATGCAGGCAATCCCATCAGTGCCCTGACCATCCTGTCGCTGCTGGAGCGTGTGGCAGGCATCATCGACAACGTTCAGGCTGGCCAGCAGCGCATGGAGGAGCGGCAGCTGGAGCTGGAGACCAACATCAACACCATCCAGGGTGATGTCCTGAAGCTTGCCaaagaccacaccaccaccagtGGCACCGTGGAGAAGCTGCTCCAGAAGACGCGTAAGGTCAGCTCCAATGTCAAGGAGGTGCGCATGCGCGTAGAGAAGCAGAACGTGCGCGTCAAGAAGGTGGAGACCACACAGGAGGAGCTGCTGACCCGTAACAAGTTCCGCGTCATCATTTATCAG GGGGAACATGAGATCCCTTCGGTGGCCGTGACAAAGACCCCAAAAGGAGCGGTTGGTATGGAGGGGTTGGTGATCGAGCCAGACACCTACAATGTCCCCGAGGACATCTCCTCAGACGAGGAATACATGACGGTGGACGAGACTGAAGGAGGCTCCAAAACCGCCCGCCTGAAGGCGTCAGGCATGAAGGGCATTGAAAGCATTAAGCACGCCTTCTCCAAGGAGACCATGACTAAGACCAAGGACAACTTGGGCACCAAGTTCCACAACATGGGCGAGAAAATGGTGCCCCCCGAAAGACGGGAGAAGATGCACCAGGCCGGCGAGCGTATCAAGCACTCTGGCGAGAGGCTGAAGGAGAACATTGCGAAGAAAGCCCCCACCAAGGAGTCCTTCCGCATCAAGCTGAAGAAGGAGAGGACCGTGGCCGAGGGCCAGGAGGGAGCTGAGGCTGATGGGGAGGTCGATGAGGCGGTGACCCCAGTCAAGGGAAGGAAAAGCCCGGAAGTCAGTAAAACCCCGGTAGTAACCTACACAGAGGTGGTAACGGAGGTGGAAACCAAGAGGGAGGGTCCCGTGGAGGAGCCGGCCGTCATCAGGATAGGGGAGGTAGGGAAATTCGCTGTGGAGGCAGTGGAAGAGGGCAAGGAGGACGAATACGACAGGAAGTAG